A window of Thermosynechococcus sp. NK55a contains these coding sequences:
- a CDS encoding mechanosensitive ion channel family protein, with translation MINWHKQFWRWGAIAFLTFFLAILSPWPSLAQLPLPAINQTPATPLPPGVTRMGELEITDVRFDGNTLFTIAAPTIRDRSKLGDVMPVELRAELIQSNLRRVLHSALEDDRRSPARVDIGVARLHNALVISARIGQAERTTRLLTVTEADSNYHQLPPETLAQQWRDILQQQMNQAIQERTHAALIRQIQQAVLIFLKVGAGSFVILIVQRFLIRQRKHLQGQLDTATPQTAEPEWVLPLLPHLRHHFFLKQRIKLISLVRYLLLWVQVALWLLGLAAILRLFPMTRGLSSQVYGLPILWMVVWFGTGLLNQFADLAFDRIRVFWEQNNLLKFADTQRQTLRISTTIEVMRSLKTAVIYLTRLVVILSSLGMPVSSILAVGGFLALAISLGSQNLVKDVINGLLIVWEDQYGIGDVVAIEPYSGMVENLNLRITQLRNAEGHLITIPNSTITKVANLTRTWSRVNLELWVDIETNPDRLLSLLNDVSTHFYAEPEWQLKMLERPEILGIDQITASGLLVRIWIKTQPGQQWAVGREFRRRLLNLMAAEGIAVGRLHQQLHLVRDRNGKNGNNEKTYPFPLES, from the coding sequence ATGATCAACTGGCATAAACAATTCTGGCGCTGGGGAGCGATCGCCTTTCTGACCTTCTTTTTAGCCATTCTCTCTCCTTGGCCGAGCCTGGCTCAACTCCCCCTACCGGCAATCAATCAAACCCCTGCCACTCCGCTGCCCCCTGGCGTCACTCGCATGGGTGAACTAGAAATTACCGATGTGCGTTTTGATGGCAATACACTCTTTACAATTGCTGCACCGACAATTCGCGATCGCAGCAAACTCGGTGATGTCATGCCCGTTGAACTCCGGGCCGAGCTCATCCAGTCTAATCTGCGACGGGTACTTCATAGTGCCCTTGAGGACGATCGGCGATCGCCCGCGAGAGTAGATATTGGTGTTGCCCGCCTCCATAATGCTTTGGTGATCAGTGCTCGCATTGGCCAAGCGGAACGCACCACTCGCCTCCTGACGGTAACAGAGGCCGACAGCAACTACCATCAACTACCTCCCGAAACCCTTGCCCAGCAGTGGCGAGACATTTTGCAGCAGCAGATGAACCAAGCGATTCAAGAACGCACCCACGCTGCCCTAATCAGGCAAATCCAGCAGGCTGTCTTGATTTTTTTGAAGGTGGGAGCAGGCAGTTTTGTCATTTTAATTGTACAGCGATTCTTAATCCGCCAACGCAAGCATCTGCAAGGGCAACTGGACACAGCGACCCCTCAAACCGCCGAACCCGAATGGGTTTTGCCGCTTCTACCCCACCTGCGACATCACTTTTTTCTCAAGCAGCGCATTAAACTCATTAGTCTCGTTCGCTATCTGCTGTTGTGGGTACAAGTGGCTCTCTGGCTGCTCGGCCTAGCAGCAATTCTGCGGCTCTTCCCCATGACTCGCGGGCTGAGTTCTCAAGTCTATGGCCTGCCGATTCTCTGGATGGTGGTCTGGTTTGGCACTGGGCTGCTGAATCAATTTGCCGATTTGGCCTTTGATCGCATTCGTGTCTTCTGGGAGCAAAATAATCTCCTCAAGTTTGCCGATACCCAGCGCCAAACATTGCGGATTAGCACCACCATTGAAGTGATGCGGAGTTTGAAGACTGCAGTTATTTATTTAACGCGGCTGGTTGTGATTCTGAGTTCGCTGGGCATGCCTGTCTCATCCATTCTGGCTGTGGGGGGGTTTCTCGCCTTGGCTATTTCCCTTGGTTCCCAAAATTTGGTTAAGGATGTGATCAATGGCCTGTTAATTGTCTGGGAGGACCAATACGGTATTGGGGATGTGGTGGCAATTGAACCCTATTCAGGAATGGTAGAAAATCTCAACTTACGGATTACGCAGCTACGCAATGCGGAGGGGCATCTCATCACTATTCCCAATAGTACGATTACAAAGGTGGCCAACCTCACCCGTACTTGGTCACGTGTCAACCTAGAGCTGTGGGTGGATATTGAAACCAATCCCGATCGCCTGTTGTCGCTGCTGAATGACGTCAGTACCCACTTCTACGCAGAACCTGAGTGGCAACTCAAGATGCTGGAGCGGCCAGAGATCTTAGGAATTGATCAGATTACTGCCAGTGGCTTACTCGTGCGCATTTGGATTAAGACACAACCGGGACAGCAATGGGCTGTGGGGCGGGAGTTTCGCCGTCGTCTCCTCAACCTCATGGCTGCAGAGGGGATTGCCGTGGGTCGGCTGCATCAACAGCTTCATTTGGTGCGCGATCGCAACGGCAAAAACGGCAACAATGAAAAGACCTATCCTTTTCCCTTGGAATCTTGA
- the aspS gene encoding aspartate--tRNA ligase, which produces MRTHYCGDVRLRDVGTTVTLYGWVDRRRDHGGVIFIDLRDRSGIVQIVSDPQRTPDSYPQADRLRSEYVVKIVGRVSKRPADSVNPKLATGDIEIYADYIEVLNTVRQQLPFAISSTENEQVREEVRLRYRYLDLRRERMARNLQLRHRVIQAMRRFLEDEAGFIEVETPILTRSTPEGARDYLVPSRVNPGEWFALPQSPQLFKQLLMVAGCDRYYQIARCFRDEDLRADRQPEFTQLDMEMSFMDQEEILELNEALICHIFKTVKGIDLPRPFPRLSYQEAMDRYGTDKPDTRYGLELVDVSDILKDSGFKVFSGAIAQGGVVKILPIPNGNDRISNVRIKPGGDLFQEAATAGAKGLAYIRVRNNGEIDTIGAIKDNLSPEQKATLLERTGAEPGHLLLFGAGDAATVNKTLDRLRQTIAREFDLIDPMATHLLWVVDFPMFEWNAEEKRLEALHHPFTAPHPDDLADLKTARAQAYDLILNGHEVGGGSLRIYQPELQRQVFDIIGIDEATAQEKFGFLLEAFEFGTPPHGGIAYGLDRLVMLLAGEDSIRDTIAFPKTQQARCLLTGAPSSVEPQQLKELHVTPAKLAKTTTQTKA; this is translated from the coding sequence ATGCGCACGCACTACTGTGGCGATGTTCGGCTAAGGGATGTCGGAACAACGGTCACCCTCTACGGTTGGGTTGATCGGCGCCGAGATCATGGCGGCGTTATCTTTATTGATTTGCGCGATCGCTCCGGCATTGTCCAAATTGTCAGTGATCCCCAGCGCACTCCCGACTCCTACCCCCAAGCCGATCGCCTGCGCAGTGAGTATGTGGTGAAAATTGTTGGCCGTGTTAGCAAGCGCCCTGCGGATTCGGTGAACCCGAAATTGGCCACGGGGGACATCGAGATCTACGCCGATTACATTGAGGTGCTCAATACGGTGCGCCAACAGCTCCCCTTTGCCATCTCCAGCACTGAGAATGAACAGGTGCGCGAAGAGGTGCGGCTGCGCTATCGCTATCTTGATCTACGGCGAGAACGGATGGCACGGAATTTGCAGTTACGCCATCGGGTTATCCAAGCTATGCGGCGCTTCCTAGAGGACGAGGCGGGCTTTATTGAGGTGGAAACCCCCATCCTCACCCGCTCGACCCCGGAGGGTGCTCGGGATTATTTAGTGCCTAGTCGTGTGAATCCTGGGGAATGGTTTGCCCTCCCTCAATCGCCGCAGTTGTTCAAGCAGTTGTTGATGGTGGCGGGATGCGATCGCTATTACCAGATTGCCCGCTGCTTTCGCGATGAGGATTTACGGGCCGATCGCCAACCCGAATTTACCCAACTCGACATGGAAATGAGCTTCATGGATCAAGAGGAAATCCTGGAGCTCAACGAAGCGCTGATTTGCCACATTTTCAAAACTGTAAAGGGCATTGACCTACCGCGCCCCTTTCCCCGCCTAAGCTACCAAGAGGCCATGGATCGCTATGGCACCGATAAACCCGATACCCGCTACGGCCTCGAACTGGTGGATGTCTCCGATATTCTCAAGGACTCTGGTTTCAAAGTCTTTAGTGGGGCGATCGCCCAAGGGGGTGTCGTGAAAATTTTGCCGATTCCCAATGGCAACGATCGCATCTCCAACGTCCGCATTAAACCCGGCGGCGATCTCTTCCAAGAGGCCGCCACTGCAGGTGCCAAGGGACTGGCCTATATCCGCGTTCGTAACAATGGCGAAATTGATACCATTGGTGCTATCAAGGATAACCTCTCTCCAGAGCAAAAGGCTACGCTCCTAGAGCGCACGGGTGCCGAGCCGGGGCATCTTCTCCTTTTTGGGGCAGGGGACGCTGCCACGGTGAATAAGACCCTGGATCGGCTGCGGCAGACCATTGCCCGCGAGTTTGATCTCATTGATCCAATGGCAACCCACCTTCTGTGGGTGGTGGATTTCCCGATGTTCGAGTGGAATGCCGAGGAAAAACGTCTTGAGGCCTTGCACCATCCCTTTACCGCGCCCCACCCTGACGACCTTGCGGATCTAAAAACCGCCCGTGCCCAAGCTTACGATCTCATCCTCAACGGCCATGAAGTCGGTGGTGGCAGCTTGCGCATCTATCAACCGGAATTGCAGCGGCAGGTGTTTGACATCATCGGCATTGATGAAGCCACTGCCCAAGAAAAATTTGGCTTCCTTTTAGAGGCCTTTGAATTTGGAACTCCGCCCCACGGGGGCATTGCCTATGGCTTGGATCGTTTGGTCATGCTCCTTGCTGGCGAAGATTCCATTCGCGACACCATTGCTTTCCCCAAAACCCAACAGGCCCGTTGTCTGCTCACCGGCGCCCCCAGCAGTGTTGAACCGCAGCAACTCAAGGAACTCCATGTGACGCCCGCCAAGCTAGCAAAAACCACCACTCAAACCAAAGCCTAG
- a CDS encoding gamma-glutamylcyclotransferase, whose amino-acid sequence MLEFFILARWAVDCRGQSGAGQTAIKLSKVSSVSKLMLFLCNMTVLRLFVYGTLKPGYPPHDLFCRPWLSGHQTALVRGRLYHLPMGYPGLTAEEGWVQGELLLFDDPPASLLTQLDAFEGYSPNLSPEVNVYCRQEVPVYDLTHQPLGTAWAYIMSTERVRDFNGEWLPEGVWNRPINRQ is encoded by the coding sequence ATGCTCGAATTTTTCATTTTGGCTCGCTGGGCAGTGGATTGTCGAGGGCAGTCCGGAGCAGGGCAAACCGCTATCAAACTCAGTAAAGTAAGTTCTGTCAGCAAATTGATGCTATTCCTTTGCAACATGACGGTACTACGCCTTTTTGTCTATGGCACCCTCAAACCCGGCTATCCACCCCATGACCTCTTCTGTCGGCCTTGGCTAAGTGGCCATCAAACGGCATTGGTGAGAGGCCGCCTTTATCACCTGCCGATGGGGTACCCCGGTCTAACGGCTGAGGAAGGTTGGGTGCAGGGGGAGTTACTACTCTTTGATGATCCACCTGCCAGCCTCTTGACGCAGCTGGATGCCTTTGAAGGTTACAGTCCCAATTTGTCTCCTGAGGTGAATGTCTACTGTCGCCAAGAGGTGCCAGTGTATGACTTGACTCATCAACCCTTGGGTACAGCATGGGCTTACATCATGAGTACTGAGCGCGTGCGGGATTTCAATGGTGAGTGGCTGCCAGAGGGGGTGTGGAATCGGCCAATAAATCGCCAATAA